The following proteins are co-located in the Dyadobacter chenwenxiniae genome:
- a CDS encoding Eco57I restriction-modification methylase domain-containing protein: MASKTRTYERKKLLGQVYTPPHIVEKILRDSGFYDADLTNKKILDPACGDGRFLVPIAEHIIKITPTHQLTDRLNQIYGWDIDPEALESCRMNLNGLIEPLGISVSWNLKLCDALKQLRRRLKFDLIFGNPPYIRIQHLPISQRTFIQSHYNFCKKGSTDAYIAFFELASKLLSRSGTCGFVTPNGFLTSETGKPLRSYFLQNNKIKQITNYGSVPIFGNTATYSAITIFGNLDQENFVFEQCESAVLQYKKRQIQHSELPALRPWQLSVSTSEHIEGQRLGDVCQISVGLTTLADDYYLFSIISEDENIVYAKSKSGMLVHLEKSILKPIIKASKLKLSTDPVTEYILFPYQKDAAGKQRIIPENDLRVQFPQTFSYLLKVKPALERRDNGKPNAVAWYAFGRAQGLDSTFGKKIIFSPMNLAPNFVLYENPDVTVYSGYFIKYDGDYDALLAQLNSRRMAEFIAVAGRDFQGGYKGYNKKIIENFIIKLPEQL, from the coding sequence ATGGCTTCAAAAACACGCACTTACGAGAGAAAAAAGCTTCTTGGCCAGGTTTATACGCCTCCTCATATTGTTGAAAAAATCCTGCGAGATTCCGGATTTTATGATGCTGATCTGACCAATAAAAAAATCCTTGATCCGGCTTGCGGTGACGGACGATTTCTGGTTCCGATCGCTGAACACATCATTAAGATTACTCCCACCCACCAACTCACTGATCGCTTAAACCAGATTTATGGCTGGGACATTGATCCGGAGGCACTGGAAAGTTGCCGAATGAATTTGAATGGGTTGATCGAGCCTTTAGGCATTAGTGTTAGCTGGAATTTGAAACTTTGCGATGCGCTTAAACAGCTTCGAAGACGTTTGAAGTTTGATCTTATATTTGGTAATCCACCTTACATTCGCATTCAGCATCTCCCGATTTCGCAAAGAACATTCATTCAATCCCATTATAATTTTTGCAAAAAAGGCTCAACGGATGCTTACATTGCGTTTTTTGAGCTGGCCTCGAAATTGCTTTCTCGCAGCGGAACTTGCGGCTTTGTTACGCCCAATGGCTTCCTAACTTCGGAAACAGGAAAGCCGCTCCGATCCTATTTTCTGCAAAACAATAAGATAAAGCAAATCACTAATTACGGGTCCGTTCCCATTTTCGGCAATACGGCAACCTATTCAGCGATCACTATTTTCGGAAATTTAGATCAGGAGAATTTTGTATTTGAACAATGTGAGAGCGCTGTTTTGCAATACAAGAAACGACAGATTCAGCATTCCGAACTCCCTGCGTTGAGGCCGTGGCAACTGTCCGTAAGCACTTCTGAGCACATTGAAGGTCAGAGGCTCGGCGATGTTTGCCAAATTTCTGTGGGCTTAACTACTTTGGCTGACGATTATTACTTGTTTTCGATCATTAGTGAAGATGAAAATATTGTTTATGCCAAAAGCAAAAGCGGAATGCTTGTCCATCTTGAAAAAAGCATCCTCAAACCCATCATCAAGGCTTCTAAATTGAAGTTGTCAACAGATCCGGTTACGGAATATATTCTCTTTCCTTATCAAAAAGATGCGGCTGGAAAACAGCGTATTATCCCTGAAAATGATCTTCGCGTACAATTCCCTCAAACTTTTTCTTATTTGCTTAAAGTAAAACCCGCGCTTGAACGTCGTGATAATGGGAAGCCTAATGCAGTTGCATGGTATGCTTTCGGACGAGCGCAAGGCCTCGATAGCACATTTGGCAAAAAAATCATATTTTCCCCGATGAACCTGGCCCCGAATTTTGTCTTATACGAAAATCCGGATGTGACGGTTTATTCAGGCTATTTTATAAAATATGACGGCGACTACGATGCGCTATTAGCCCAATTAAACTCACGGCGAATGGCCGAATTCATTGCTGTCGCAGGCCGCGATTTTCAGGGAGGATACAAAGGCTACAACAAAAAGATCATCGAAAACTTCATCATAAAGTTACCCGAACAGCTCTAA
- a CDS encoding TetR/AcrR family transcriptional regulator, with amino-acid sequence MRTRDINKETIIREKAIEMIVDHGFEGLSMHKLAKAAGVSVATIYIYFKDREDLIQQLYAEEMQKMVEATLRDFDPESHFDEGLKVQWLNRMNYCFENPYSMFFTEQVKHSPLVDRSNIDTRFLNAMHRFVHRAIERNEIIPLPVEIYWSIAFAPLYQLVKFHIAKSSMPGRPPFNLDESKINLALSLVIKALKP; translated from the coding sequence TTGAGAACCAGGGACATTAACAAGGAAACCATCATTCGTGAAAAGGCCATTGAAATGATTGTCGATCATGGATTTGAAGGTCTGAGCATGCACAAGCTGGCGAAGGCGGCTGGCGTTTCAGTGGCGACGATCTATATTTATTTCAAAGATCGCGAAGACCTGATCCAGCAGCTGTATGCAGAGGAAATGCAAAAAATGGTGGAAGCAACATTGCGTGATTTCGATCCCGAATCCCATTTCGATGAAGGCTTGAAAGTGCAATGGCTTAACCGGATGAATTATTGCTTTGAGAATCCGTACAGCATGTTTTTCACCGAGCAAGTCAAGCATTCGCCTTTGGTCGACCGCTCAAATATCGATACGCGCTTTCTGAATGCAATGCATCGCTTCGTGCACCGTGCCATCGAACGAAACGAGATTATTCCGCTGCCGGTTGAGATCTACTGGTCGATCGCTTTTGCCCCGCTCTATCAACTGGTAAAATTTCATATCGCCAAGTCAAGTATGCCAGGCCGACCGCCGTTTAACTTGGATGAGTCTAAAATAAACCTTGCATTGAGCCTGGTTATCAAAGCATTAAAGCCATGA
- a CDS encoding MFS transporter, which yields MSETPKTTFTGYEKFIIAVLATLQFTIVLDFMVLSPLGYILLDKLDISTSQFGFVVSAYAFSAGAAGLLTAGFADRFDRKKMLLFFYAGFMVGTFLCGIAPTYHFLLMARVFTGLFGGVIGSISFAIITDLFPINMRGRVMGFVQMAFASSQVLGIPIGLYLAKEFSWHAPFLMIVGLSVIVGLLIVTYMKPINAHLKIQTQRNAFQHLGKTLSRPDYLQAFAATTLLATGGFMLMPFGTAYGVNNLGIHEAQLPTLYMITGLCMLVFSPFIGKLSDKIGKYKVFLAGSAITCVMTLIYCNLSVTPLWIIIILNVLLFVGITGRMISASALMTAVPEPQDRGAFMGINSSIQQIAGGLASLLAGFIVSETSTGFIEHYPTLGNVVVFAVVITAFLMYRIHKYVTAKLLAAAPDAEVKPTV from the coding sequence ATGTCAGAAACCCCAAAAACCACTTTTACCGGCTATGAAAAGTTTATTATAGCCGTTCTTGCTACTTTACAATTTACTATTGTTCTGGATTTCATGGTCCTTTCGCCGCTGGGTTACATCCTGCTCGACAAGCTTGATATTAGCACCAGCCAGTTCGGATTTGTCGTATCCGCATATGCTTTCAGTGCAGGAGCGGCGGGATTACTTACCGCTGGCTTTGCGGACAGGTTTGATCGCAAAAAAATGCTCCTTTTCTTCTATGCCGGCTTTATGGTTGGTACTTTTCTGTGCGGCATTGCGCCAACTTATCATTTTTTGCTCATGGCGCGCGTCTTCACAGGACTTTTTGGCGGCGTGATCGGATCCATCAGCTTTGCGATCATCACAGATTTGTTCCCGATCAATATGCGTGGACGTGTGATGGGATTTGTGCAAATGGCCTTTGCCAGCAGCCAGGTTTTGGGAATTCCCATCGGGCTCTACCTTGCGAAGGAGTTCAGCTGGCATGCCCCTTTTTTAATGATCGTTGGTTTAAGCGTAATTGTCGGGTTACTTATCGTGACTTACATGAAGCCTATCAATGCACATTTGAAAATCCAGACACAGCGGAATGCATTCCAGCATTTGGGCAAAACATTGTCTCGCCCGGACTATCTTCAAGCTTTTGCAGCAACGACATTATTGGCAACCGGAGGTTTCATGCTGATGCCTTTCGGGACAGCTTATGGCGTGAATAACCTGGGCATCCACGAAGCGCAACTTCCTACATTGTATATGATCACCGGACTCTGTATGCTCGTCTTCAGTCCGTTCATCGGGAAGCTCAGTGACAAGATCGGGAAGTATAAAGTTTTCCTCGCCGGTTCTGCAATCACTTGCGTGATGACGCTCATTTATTGTAACCTGAGCGTGACGCCACTTTGGATTATTATTATTTTGAACGTGCTGCTTTTCGTCGGCATAACCGGCAGGATGATCTCAGCTTCGGCTCTGATGACAGCCGTGCCGGAGCCACAGGACCGCGGTGCATTTATGGGAATCAACTCCTCGATCCAACAAATAGCGGGCGGACTTGCATCGCTACTGGCAGGATTTATCGTCTCCGAGACGAGCACCGGATTCATAGAACATTATCCGACATTAGGGAATGTGGTTGTTTTTGCTGTCGTCATAACTGCCTTTTTAATGTACAGGATTCATAAATATGTTACTGCGAAACTGCTAGCGGCTGCACCGGACGCAGAGGTGAAGCCTACTGTATAG
- a CDS encoding ParA family protein, protein MKIISIVNNKGGVGKTTSAQSIAAGLSKFANARVLVIDLDAQASLTKSFGIQHAGLKKDSGSFITGEYEFDEIVKRVGDIDVLPGSAELIHREDTIKAAPVFPFNLKIALEKIKDRYDFVIIDCPPALYGNTRLALVSCHQYYVPLQAEFLSYEGLRNFLVYSAEIKKISPSTNLGGVFATRYNPKIRKKISHELINATKEQLGDVFMTSYIRDNIALSEAQANGTTIFDYAPNSNGAEDYYKLTREILERINN, encoded by the coding sequence ATGAAAATCATCAGTATTGTCAACAACAAAGGCGGTGTGGGAAAGACCACTTCGGCTCAAAGTATTGCTGCCGGTCTCAGCAAATTTGCCAATGCAAGAGTGTTGGTAATTGACCTGGATGCACAGGCCAGTCTTACCAAAAGTTTCGGCATTCAACACGCCGGACTCAAAAAAGACAGCGGCTCGTTCATCACCGGCGAATATGAATTTGATGAGATCGTCAAGCGGGTTGGGGATATTGATGTGTTGCCGGGATCGGCGGAACTGATACACCGCGAAGACACGATTAAGGCTGCCCCGGTTTTTCCGTTCAACCTGAAAATTGCATTGGAAAAAATAAAGGACCGTTACGATTTCGTGATCATTGACTGCCCGCCTGCACTTTACGGGAACACGCGGTTGGCGCTTGTTTCGTGCCATCAATATTATGTACCGTTGCAGGCTGAGTTTTTGAGTTATGAAGGTCTCCGCAACTTTTTGGTTTACTCAGCAGAGATCAAGAAAATTAGCCCGAGTACAAATCTGGGCGGTGTCTTCGCAACGAGATATAACCCGAAGATTAGAAAAAAGATCAGCCATGAACTGATCAATGCCACGAAAGAACAACTTGGCGACGTGTTCATGACATCCTATATCCGTGACAACATTGCGCTTTCCGAAGCACAGGCAAACGGAACAACCATATTTGATTATGCACCGAACAGCAATGGGGCCGAAGACTATTACAAATTGACAAGAGAAATTTTAGAACGAATCAATAACTGA
- a CDS encoding M64 family metallopeptidase: MTRLFTLALVLLFSFNSFSQTFKVDTIYKHGSIDNRVNVVILGDGFTQAELPNFTEEARKFADFFLNYAPYNAYRNYFNFFSIATPSKESGVSNPGNAPDAYPDQPVGKKDTYYGASFGEYIHRLVVVQNYQRLTDVLAYNMPTADLVVMLVNTPFYGGSGGGIAVHTLHTTANTIGVHEIGHTFSALNDEYWAGPQYGWEAANMTAISDPATVKWKNWLNETNIGVFPHGEGEAAKWFKPTHANCLMEYLDRPFCAVCKEATAERILQIVSPIDRSFPENTREIVLQGDPTTFRLELVEPEPSSLKVEWFLDKKLIKTGNEIRLNAADMQEAEGTLLASVFDTTLLSRREKMEDQRTKAVQWTLVKSNSPQAFELKVSDASICPGEFSVITASGCRGDITWSTSETGISINVKPEKTTSYSATCKTTGQPNLTASAQITVFEQPKASATNTGPYFEKATIEIAASGGISYFWNGPGGYLSQVQVSLIENATVANAGTYEVKVVDINGCTAFATTEVRVDPILAVENPSDEILQVSPNPAKGFVKIKTKLGGRSLFTLFDINGRKVLDKHFENQTELNVQKSAGLYLYRFSNGGREVAGKLLIE, encoded by the coding sequence ATGACCAGACTTTTTACCCTTGCACTTGTTTTACTCTTTTCTTTCAACTCTTTTTCCCAGACTTTCAAAGTCGATACCATTTACAAGCACGGGTCGATCGACAATCGGGTTAATGTGGTGATTTTAGGCGATGGCTTTACGCAGGCAGAGCTGCCGAATTTTACGGAAGAGGCCAGAAAATTCGCTGATTTCTTTCTCAATTATGCGCCGTACAATGCTTACCGCAACTATTTCAACTTCTTCTCCATTGCTACGCCTTCCAAAGAAAGTGGCGTGAGTAATCCCGGAAACGCGCCGGATGCTTATCCCGATCAGCCGGTTGGTAAGAAAGACACTTACTACGGAGCCAGTTTTGGTGAATACATTCACCGGCTGGTGGTTGTGCAGAATTATCAGAGGCTTACTGATGTGCTCGCCTATAATATGCCAACGGCCGATCTGGTGGTGATGTTGGTCAATACGCCGTTTTACGGTGGTTCGGGCGGTGGCATCGCGGTCCACACATTGCATACAACTGCAAATACGATTGGCGTGCATGAAATCGGACACACTTTTTCTGCGCTTAACGATGAATATTGGGCAGGCCCCCAATATGGTTGGGAGGCAGCGAATATGACCGCGATCAGCGACCCGGCGACAGTAAAATGGAAAAACTGGCTGAACGAAACAAACATTGGCGTTTTTCCCCATGGAGAAGGGGAGGCCGCAAAGTGGTTTAAGCCCACACATGCAAATTGCCTCATGGAATATCTCGATCGACCATTTTGTGCAGTTTGCAAGGAGGCAACGGCCGAGCGGATCTTGCAAATTGTCAGTCCGATTGATCGGTCATTTCCGGAAAACACGCGGGAAATTGTGCTGCAAGGAGACCCTACAACATTCAGACTCGAACTTGTTGAACCCGAGCCAAGCAGCTTGAAAGTAGAATGGTTTTTGGATAAAAAATTGATAAAAACGGGAAATGAAATAAGGCTGAATGCGGCTGATATGCAGGAAGCTGAGGGCACATTGCTTGCTTCCGTTTTCGACACAACACTTTTAAGCAGGCGTGAAAAGATGGAAGATCAGCGCACTAAGGCCGTTCAATGGACATTAGTCAAAAGTAATTCTCCGCAGGCTTTCGAGTTAAAAGTTTCCGATGCAAGCATTTGTCCTGGGGAGTTCAGTGTAATTACTGCGTCGGGTTGCCGGGGAGATATAACTTGGTCGACCAGCGAAACGGGTATCTCCATTAACGTTAAGCCGGAGAAAACAACCAGCTATTCCGCCACCTGTAAAACCACTGGCCAGCCCAACTTGACTGCGAGCGCGCAAATCACAGTTTTTGAACAGCCAAAAGCTTCTGCTACCAACACAGGACCATATTTTGAGAAAGCGACCATTGAAATTGCTGCAAGCGGAGGCATTTCCTATTTTTGGAATGGCCCCGGCGGCTATCTTTCCCAAGTTCAGGTTTCGCTGATCGAGAATGCGACTGTCGCAAATGCGGGCACTTATGAAGTAAAAGTGGTTGATATCAACGGCTGCACAGCTTTTGCCACAACGGAAGTGCGAGTAGATCCCATCCTGGCGGTTGAAAACCCTTCCGACGAAATCTTACAAGTGTCGCCGAATCCAGCAAAAGGTTTTGTGAAAATAAAAACGAAGCTGGGCGGGAGGTCACTTTTCACATTGTTTGATATCAACGGCAGAAAAGTGTTGGATAAGCATTTCGAAAACCAAACTGAACTGAACGTTCAGAAGAGCGCAGGTTTGTATTTGTATCGGTTCAGCAATGGTGGGCGGGAAGTGGCCGGGAAGTTGCTGATTGAGTAA
- a CDS encoding DUF1501 domain-containing protein: MENHHEAPFRINNPEFDILNKKLERRNFLVKTSLGLGALAMGSLLGAQKLFGSGAASGQGAETLEEKVLKALPHIAPKAKRVVYLFMAGGPSQFETFDYKPKLVNLAGQNLPDSVRKGQRLTGMSANQSSLPVVPSIYSFNQHGKSGTWVSELMPYTAKVVDELCVIKSVYSEAINHDPAITFFQTGNQLPGRPSIGSWVSYGLGTDNQNLPSFIVLVSKNGSKDQPLYARLWGNGFLPSKHQGVQFRSGKDPVLFLNNPEGYDGADRKEMLDYLAKLNQLQNEPHGDPEVDARIAQYEMAFRMQTSVPEVMDTAGEPDEVFDLYGPDSRDSGTYAANCILARKLLEKDVKFVQLYHQGWDNHGGLPKSIAHQCKNTDQATAALIMDLKRRGLLDDTLVVWGGEFGRTVYSQGKLTADDYGRDHHPRCFTMWMAGAGVKPGISFGETDDFSYNIVKDPVHVHDFQATLMHLMGVDHEKLTYKFQGRRFRLTDVHGNVVKSILT, translated from the coding sequence ATGGAAAACCATCACGAAGCACCATTCAGGATCAATAACCCTGAATTTGATATACTAAATAAAAAGCTGGAAAGGCGCAATTTCCTGGTCAAAACCTCGCTCGGGCTGGGTGCGCTGGCCATGGGATCGTTATTAGGTGCCCAAAAGCTTTTTGGTTCCGGAGCTGCTTCGGGACAAGGCGCTGAAACCTTGGAAGAAAAAGTCCTGAAAGCGTTGCCGCACATTGCTCCGAAGGCCAAAAGAGTGGTTTACCTGTTCATGGCAGGCGGGCCCTCGCAATTTGAAACATTCGATTATAAACCAAAACTGGTCAATCTGGCAGGCCAGAACTTGCCTGATTCGGTCCGGAAGGGGCAGCGGCTGACTGGGATGAGCGCAAATCAAAGTTCACTGCCCGTGGTTCCGTCCATTTATAGTTTTAATCAGCATGGGAAAAGCGGAACTTGGGTGAGCGAGCTAATGCCTTACACGGCGAAAGTTGTCGATGAATTATGCGTGATCAAATCGGTTTATTCTGAGGCGATTAACCATGATCCGGCCATTACTTTTTTTCAAACGGGCAACCAGCTGCCGGGCAGACCGTCGATTGGTTCCTGGGTTAGTTACGGTTTGGGGACAGATAATCAGAATTTGCCGTCCTTTATTGTTTTGGTTTCCAAAAACGGCTCCAAAGATCAGCCATTGTATGCCAGGCTTTGGGGAAACGGGTTTTTGCCGTCCAAACACCAGGGGGTTCAGTTCAGGTCCGGGAAAGATCCCGTGCTTTTTTTGAACAACCCGGAAGGTTATGATGGCGCTGACCGCAAGGAAATGCTGGATTATCTGGCAAAACTAAATCAGCTGCAAAACGAGCCTCATGGCGATCCCGAAGTGGATGCGCGCATTGCGCAATATGAAATGGCATTCCGCATGCAGACGTCCGTGCCGGAAGTGATGGATACGGCCGGCGAACCGGATGAAGTTTTTGATCTCTACGGCCCTGATAGCCGGGATTCAGGAACATATGCGGCCAATTGCATTCTCGCGAGAAAGCTTTTGGAGAAAGATGTCAAGTTTGTGCAGCTATATCATCAGGGCTGGGACAACCATGGCGGATTACCCAAAAGCATTGCCCATCAATGTAAAAATACGGATCAGGCAACCGCTGCATTGATCATGGATTTGAAACGCAGGGGTTTATTGGACGATACGCTGGTGGTTTGGGGAGGTGAATTCGGGCGGACCGTTTATTCCCAAGGCAAGCTCACCGCCGACGATTATGGCCGCGACCATCATCCGCGCTGCTTCACCATGTGGATGGCCGGGGCAGGGGTGAAGCCCGGGATCAGCTTTGGGGAAACGGATGATTTTAGTTACAATATTGTCAAAGATCCGGTGCATGTGCATGATTTTCAGGCCACATTAATGCACCTCATGGGCGTTGATCATGAAAAACTGACCTACAAATTTCAGGGCAGAAGGTTCAGATTGACGGATGTACACGGCAATGTTGTGAAGAGTATTTTGACATAA